From one Bacteroides intestinalis DSM 17393 genomic stretch:
- a CDS encoding LacI family DNA-binding transcriptional regulator, producing MNKPQITIKDIARALNVSPSTVSRALKDNPDISQETRDLIHAYAREHNYKPNVLAVNLRASRSNTIGVIVPQLVHHFFSCVLSGIEKAAAEAGYNILVAQSNESYEQEVKIVHSFLAARVCGVIASLAKDTSQYDHYQDLLNNNIPIVFYDRICTGLKTERVVVDDYAGSFAAVEYMIQTGCKRILFYGAAPHLEITKNRRNGYLDAMKKYKIPVDDSMIMLCDTRERAISITPDILEGPGHPDVFFAINDETASGILYACKLVGKKVPDEVSICGFTDGAIAQSTDPKLTTVEQHGEEVGRSAFSILIGKLEGGDDKSSNKIVRTNLVVRGTTK from the coding sequence ATGAATAAACCGCAGATAACCATCAAGGATATTGCCCGGGCGTTGAACGTCTCACCATCCACTGTGTCGAGGGCGCTGAAAGACAATCCGGATATCAGCCAGGAGACCCGTGACCTTATACATGCGTATGCCCGGGAGCATAATTACAAGCCTAACGTACTTGCAGTGAACCTTCGTGCCAGCCGTTCGAATACAATCGGTGTAATTGTCCCGCAACTGGTACATCATTTTTTCTCGTGCGTGCTGAGTGGCATTGAAAAGGCTGCTGCCGAAGCAGGATACAATATTTTGGTAGCCCAGAGCAATGAATCTTATGAACAGGAAGTGAAAATCGTACACTCATTCCTTGCCGCCCGCGTCTGTGGTGTGATTGCCTCTCTGGCAAAGGATACCTCTCAATACGATCATTATCAGGACCTGCTGAATAATAATATCCCCATTGTGTTCTACGATCGCATCTGCACCGGATTGAAAACAGAACGGGTGGTAGTGGACGACTATGCCGGTTCTTTTGCCGCCGTGGAGTATATGATACAGACAGGTTGCAAGCGTATCCTGTTTTATGGAGCAGCCCCGCATCTGGAAATCACCAAGAATCGTCGGAATGGCTATCTGGATGCCATGAAGAAATACAAAATTCCCGTGGACGACAGCATGATTATGCTGTGTGATACAAGGGAACGCGCCATATCCATCACCCCTGACATACTGGAAGGTCCCGGTCATCCCGATGTTTTCTTCGCCATCAATGACGAAACAGCTTCGGGCATTCTGTATGCCTGTAAACTGGTTGGAAAGAAAGTGCCCGATGAAGTATCGATCTGTGGATTTACCGACGGAGCCATTGCCCAAAGCACAGATCCCAAACTGACCACCGTGGAACAACATGGAGAAGAAGTCGGAAGAAGTGCTTTCAGCATTCTGATAGGCAAGCTGGAAGGGGGCGATGACAAGAGTAGTAACAAGATTGTGAGAACGAATCTTGTAGTGAGGGGAACAACGAAATAA
- a CDS encoding MFS transporter: MKVKPDLSFWKLWNISFGFFGVQIAYALQSANISRIFATLGADPHSLSYFWILPPLAGIIVQPIVGAASDKTWTRFGRRIPYLFVGSLVAVLVMCLLPNAGSFGMAVSTAMIFGLVSLMFLDTSINMAMQPFKMMVGDMVNEKQKGLAYSIQSFLCNAGSLVGFLFPFIFTWIGISNIAPQGVVPDSVIYSFYIGAAILILCVIYTTVKVKEMPPAEYAEYHGITEEEEKEKINMVKLLIKAPKAFWTVGLVQFFCWFAFMFMWTYTNGSVAANVFDAPTVETAVNGVSKVMLDTKSIQYQDAADWVGVLFAVQAIGSVLWAVCIPLFKDRKLIYSLSLVLGGLGFISTYFVHNQYVLFISFLLIGCAWAAMLALPFTILTNALSGGHMGTYLGLFNGTICIPQIVAASLGGSILALFTPKGMLPPEINMLVMAGVMLIIGAVCVYLIKETKGEQTKA; the protein is encoded by the coding sequence ATGAAAGTAAAACCCGATTTGAGCTTTTGGAAGTTGTGGAACATCAGCTTCGGATTTTTTGGCGTACAGATTGCCTACGCCTTGCAGAGTGCAAACATCAGTCGTATTTTTGCAACACTGGGTGCAGACCCGCATAGTTTAAGTTATTTCTGGATATTACCACCATTGGCAGGCATCATCGTGCAACCCATCGTGGGCGCTGCAAGCGACAAGACGTGGACGCGCTTCGGACGCCGTATTCCTTATCTGTTTGTCGGTTCACTGGTAGCCGTATTGGTAATGTGCCTGCTGCCGAATGCCGGTAGTTTCGGTATGGCAGTCAGCACGGCAATGATATTCGGATTAGTATCATTGATGTTCCTGGATACCTCCATCAATATGGCGATGCAGCCATTCAAGATGATGGTAGGCGACATGGTGAACGAAAAGCAAAAAGGCCTCGCCTACTCCATCCAGAGTTTCCTGTGTAATGCGGGCAGCCTCGTAGGTTTCCTGTTCCCGTTCATCTTTACATGGATCGGTATCAGCAACATAGCCCCGCAAGGCGTAGTACCCGACTCGGTGATTTATTCTTTCTATATCGGAGCCGCCATCCTGATACTTTGTGTAATCTATACCACAGTGAAAGTAAAGGAGATGCCACCCGCCGAATACGCTGAATACCACGGCATCACCGAAGAGGAAGAAAAAGAAAAAATCAATATGGTGAAACTGCTGATAAAAGCGCCGAAAGCTTTCTGGACGGTAGGTTTGGTTCAGTTCTTCTGCTGGTTTGCTTTCATGTTTATGTGGACGTATACCAATGGTAGTGTAGCCGCCAATGTATTCGATGCTCCTACAGTGGAAACCGCAGTGAACGGAGTCAGCAAAGTTATGCTGGACACCAAGAGTATTCAATATCAGGATGCTGCCGACTGGGTAGGCGTGTTGTTTGCCGTACAGGCTATCGGTTCTGTACTATGGGCTGTCTGCATCCCGTTGTTCAAGGATCGCAAACTGATCTATTCTCTCAGTCTGGTGCTGGGTGGATTGGGTTTCATCTCTACTTATTTTGTTCATAATCAATATGTATTGTTCATCTCCTTCCTACTGATAGGTTGCGCATGGGCTGCTATGCTGGCGTTGCCTTTCACCATCCTGACCAACGCACTGAGCGGCGGACACATGGGAACTTATCTGGGCTTGTTCAACGGAACAATCTGTATTCCGCAGATTGTGGCGGCTTCACTCGGCGGGAGCATTCTTGCCCTGTTCACTCCCAAAGGTATGTTGCCTCCCGAAATCAATATGCTGGTCATGGCAGGTGTCATGCTGATTATCGGCGCAGTTTGTGTATATTTAATCAAAGAGACCAAAGGAGAACAAACAAAAGCATAA
- a CDS encoding family 65 glycosyl hydrolase domain-containing protein, translating into MKRYLRTDEWNIIEDNFHADNLRMSESIFSLGNGRFGQRGNFEEPYSSDSYRGSFVAGITFLDKTRVGWWKNGFPAFYTRIPNAADWSRVSLRLIDEELDLAQWDVNSFSRRLDMKAGISYRDFEITSPRGHQIRVHVEHINNMAHPDLCLIKYSVTSINYTGRISLIPSLDAIIVNKDDDPNEKIWNILRSGVTKDCAYLWTQTRREDAQVCYAMTYQFFKNGKEASSNPIRIEKEKQTGFSIGADVKPGDNVMLIKYTVISSSLYDERQELIEHSITKARQTKIDGWDKLENNHQQAWANIWKEMDVVIEGDPEAQQGIRYNIFQLCQTYRGDDPRLNIGPKGFTGEKYGGNTYWNTELCCVPFFLLSTPREIVKNLLIYRYNQLPKAIENARKLGFKEGAALFPQVTYSGEECHSEWEITFEEIHRNNIIVYAIAQHAAITGSKDYIAKYGLEVMIAVSRFWSQRVSFSKPKQKYVILGVTGPDEYENNVDNNWYTNYSCVQCLQMTLNYLEIIAGEYPDEYARVRRVTNLRQQEEAERWRDIINRMYLPEDKELGIFVQNDGFLDKELNSTDAIPPEERPINQHWSWDRILRSCYIKQSDVLLGLYLYYFNFDKETVRRNFDFYETMTVHESSLSPHIHSILAARIGEVEKAYQLFLHATRLDLDDYNNETHQGLHITSMPGSWLAIVRGFAGMQILEGILSFFPVIPEKWSSYSFQINYQGRTLQMRVGKEINISLITGEELNIQVYKNVYKLKLGTDLLLRIEE; encoded by the coding sequence ATGAAAAGATACCTTAGAACCGATGAATGGAATATTATTGAAGATAACTTTCACGCCGACAACCTGAGAATGTCCGAAAGTATATTCAGCTTGGGGAACGGACGCTTTGGACAACGGGGAAATTTTGAAGAGCCTTATTCAAGCGATTCCTATCGCGGTTCATTTGTAGCCGGTATCACTTTTCTGGATAAAACGCGTGTAGGTTGGTGGAAGAACGGCTTTCCTGCTTTTTACACGCGTATTCCCAATGCAGCGGACTGGAGTCGTGTCAGCCTGCGTCTCATCGATGAAGAACTGGACCTGGCACAATGGGACGTAAACAGCTTCAGCCGCAGACTTGATATGAAAGCAGGTATCTCCTACCGGGATTTCGAAATCACATCTCCCAGAGGACATCAAATACGGGTACATGTGGAGCATATCAACAATATGGCCCACCCCGATTTATGCCTAATAAAATACAGCGTCACCTCCATCAATTATACAGGAAGAATATCACTGATTCCCTCTCTGGATGCAATCATAGTCAATAAGGATGATGATCCGAACGAGAAGATATGGAATATCCTCCGTTCCGGCGTCACAAAGGATTGTGCTTATCTATGGACGCAAACCCGGCGGGAAGATGCGCAAGTGTGCTACGCCATGACCTATCAGTTCTTCAAGAACGGCAAAGAAGCCTCCTCGAACCCGATACGCATTGAAAAAGAGAAACAAACCGGATTCAGCATCGGGGCAGATGTGAAACCGGGAGACAATGTAATGCTCATCAAATATACCGTTATAAGTTCGTCGCTCTATGATGAACGCCAGGAATTGATAGAACATTCCATCACCAAAGCCCGTCAGACTAAAATAGACGGCTGGGATAAGTTGGAAAACAATCATCAACAAGCCTGGGCTAATATATGGAAGGAAATGGATGTGGTTATCGAAGGGGACCCGGAAGCACAACAGGGTATCCGGTACAACATCTTCCAACTATGCCAGACGTACCGCGGTGATGATCCGCGTCTGAATATCGGCCCGAAAGGATTCACTGGTGAAAAATACGGTGGAAACACATACTGGAACACGGAACTTTGTTGTGTACCGTTCTTCCTGCTTTCTACTCCGAGGGAGATTGTAAAAAATCTGTTGATATACCGTTATAACCAACTACCGAAAGCTATAGAGAATGCCCGTAAACTGGGATTCAAAGAGGGGGCTGCTCTCTTTCCGCAAGTCACTTACAGTGGTGAGGAATGCCACAGCGAATGGGAAATTACTTTTGAAGAAATACACCGCAACAATATCATCGTCTATGCCATTGCACAACATGCCGCAATCACAGGCAGCAAAGATTATATAGCCAAATACGGACTGGAAGTAATGATTGCCGTCTCCCGCTTCTGGAGCCAACGTGTATCTTTCTCAAAACCAAAACAGAAATATGTCATACTGGGGGTAACCGGACCGGATGAGTACGAAAACAATGTGGATAATAACTGGTACACCAATTACTCGTGTGTGCAGTGCCTGCAGATGACACTTAACTATCTTGAAATCATTGCCGGAGAATACCCCGACGAATATGCGCGTGTACGCCGTGTCACCAACCTCCGCCAACAAGAAGAGGCTGAACGCTGGCGCGACATCATCAACCGTATGTATCTACCGGAAGACAAAGAACTGGGGATCTTTGTACAAAATGACGGTTTCCTGGATAAGGAACTGAACAGTACCGATGCCATTCCACCCGAAGAACGCCCCATCAATCAGCATTGGTCCTGGGATCGTATTCTTCGTTCGTGCTACATCAAACAAAGTGATGTGTTACTGGGATTATATCTGTATTACTTCAATTTCGACAAGGAAACTGTCCGCCGTAACTTTGATTTCTATGAAACAATGACGGTACATGAATCTTCACTTTCCCCGCACATCCACTCCATTCTTGCCGCCCGCATTGGCGAAGTGGAAAAGGCTTACCAACTCTTTCTGCATGCCACCCGTCTTGACCTGGATGACTACAACAACGAAACTCACCAAGGACTGCATATCACCAGTATGCCGGGCAGCTGGCTTGCCATTGTACGAGGCTTCGCCGGAATGCAGATCCTGGAGGGCATACTCTCTTTCTTCCCAGTCATTCCCGAAAAATGGAGCAGTTATTCCTTCCAGATAAATTATCAGGGACGTACACTTCAGATGCGCGTAGGCAAAGAAATAAATATTTCACTTATTACCGGAGAAGAACTGAACATACAAGTATATAAAAACGTTTATAAGCTCAAACTGGGCACCGATTTGTTGCTCAGAATAGAGGAGTAG
- a CDS encoding efflux RND transporter periplasmic adaptor subunit: protein MKRIYLFTIGVMLLVTSCGHKKEGDATLIRPVKTASASSQSVIRKDFSGIVEAVEYVKLAFRVSGQVINLPVVEGQRVKKGQLIAAIDPRDISLQYAADKAAYETAAAQVERNKRLLGRQAISVQEYEISVANYQKAKSAYELSSNNMRDTKLTAPFDGSIEKRLVENYQRVNSGEGIVQLVNTQKLRIKFTVPDDYLYLLRAKDVTFKVVFDTYPDMVFNAQLEEYLDISTAGTGIPVTITIEDPAFNRSLYDVKPGFTCKIKLASDVAPFLEEKLVNIPLSAIFGESENQKTYVWVVKDNKVSKREVTVYSPTGEANALISAGIQPGETIVIAGVHQLVDGQTVKVIN, encoded by the coding sequence ATGAAAAGAATCTATTTGTTCACCATCGGCGTGATGCTGCTTGTCACATCATGCGGACACAAGAAAGAGGGCGATGCCACCCTGATTCGACCTGTTAAGACAGCTAGTGCCAGCTCCCAATCGGTCATCCGGAAAGACTTCTCCGGTATTGTAGAAGCCGTAGAATACGTGAAACTAGCCTTCCGTGTCAGCGGACAGGTTATAAATCTGCCTGTGGTAGAAGGTCAGCGGGTAAAGAAAGGACAATTGATCGCCGCCATTGATCCACGCGACATTTCCCTGCAATACGCCGCCGACAAAGCCGCTTATGAGACTGCCGCAGCACAGGTGGAACGTAACAAGCGCCTGTTGGGACGCCAGGCTATCTCCGTGCAGGAATATGAAATCAGCGTTGCCAATTACCAAAAGGCAAAGTCCGCTTATGAATTGTCCAGCAATAATATGCGGGATACCAAACTGACTGCTCCCTTCGACGGTTCCATCGAAAAGCGTCTGGTGGAAAACTATCAGCGCGTGAATTCCGGAGAAGGCATTGTACAATTGGTGAATACACAAAAGCTCCGCATCAAATTCACCGTGCCGGATGATTATCTGTATCTGCTTCGTGCAAAAGATGTAACATTCAAAGTGGTTTTCGACACCTATCCGGACATGGTGTTCAACGCACAATTGGAAGAATATCTGGACATTTCTACAGCCGGAACAGGTATCCCGGTAACTATTACGATTGAAGATCCTGCTTTTAATCGTTCCTTATACGATGTGAAACCGGGATTTACGTGTAAAATCAAGCTGGCATCGGACGTAGCTCCCTTCCTGGAAGAAAAGCTTGTGAATATTCCGCTCAGTGCCATATTCGGTGAAAGCGAAAACCAGAAAACTTATGTGTGGGTAGTAAAAGATAATAAGGTAAGCAAGCGGGAAGTAACCGTATACTCTCCCACTGGAGAAGCCAATGCTCTTATCTCTGCTGGTATACAACCGGGAGAAACTATTGTAATTGCCGGAGTGCACCAACTGGTGGACGGACAAACGGTGAAAGTTATCAATTAG
- a CDS encoding efflux RND transporter permease subunit: MNLAKYALDNTKIVYFFLAVLLIGGILSFGRLGKKEDAPFVIKSAVIMTRYPGAEPAEVERLITEPISREIQSMSGAYKIKSESMYGLSKITFELQPSLSAESIPQKWDELRRKVLNIQPQLPAGASVPTVSDDFGDVFGIYYGLVGDDGFSYEEMRNWAERIKTQVITADGVMKVALFGTQTEVVNIFISVNKLAGMGIDPKQVASLLQSQNQIINTGEINAGEQQLRIVANGTYTTVNDIRNQVITTSGGQVKLGDIAIIEKGYMDPPGNIMHVNGKRAIGIGVSTDPTKDVVKTGELVDQKLAELLPLIPVGLELESLYPENVIAQEANNGFIINLIESLLIVIVIIMLVMGLRAGILIGSSLLFTIGGTLLIMSFMGVGLNRTSLAGFIIAMGMLVDNAIVVTDNAQIAIARGIDRRKALIDGATGPQWGLLGATFIAICSFLPLYLAPSAVAEIVKPLFVVLAISLGLSWVLALTQTTTFGNFILKTKSGDTNKDPYDKPFYHKFASILGVLIKKKTLTLGSMVVLFIISLIIMGMMPQNFFPSLDKPYFRADIFYPDGYSIRDVEKEMKQVEAHLLQQPEVKRISTTFGSTPLRYYLASTSVGPKPNFANILIELTDSKYTKEYEENFDQYMKANYPNAITRTTLFKLSPAVDAAIEIGFIGNNVDSLVMLTNKVLEIMHRDDDLINVRNSWGNKIPVWKPVYSPERAQPLGVSRQSMAQSIQIGTSGMTLGEYREGDQVLPILLKDNTVDSFRINDLRTLPVFGTTQETTTLEQVVSEFDFQYKFSNVKDYNRQMVMMAQADPRRGVNAIAAFNKIWKEVREEIQVPEGYTMKYFGEQESQAESNAALAANMPLTFFLMFITLLFLFRTYRKPIVILLMLPLIFIGIVLGLILLGKSFDFFSVLGLLGLIGMNIKNAIVLVDQIDIETASGKTPLNAVISATTSRIIPVAMASGTTILGMLPLLFDAMFGGMAATIMGGLLVASALTLFVLPVAYCAIHKIKK; this comes from the coding sequence ATGAATTTAGCTAAATATGCATTAGACAACACCAAGATTGTTTATTTCTTCCTGGCTGTGTTGCTAATCGGCGGTATACTATCATTCGGCCGGTTGGGAAAGAAAGAGGATGCACCCTTCGTCATCAAGTCAGCGGTCATTATGACTCGCTATCCGGGGGCAGAACCGGCAGAAGTAGAACGACTGATCACCGAACCGATCTCCCGCGAGATACAGTCGATGAGTGGTGCATATAAAATTAAATCGGAGTCCATGTACGGACTATCCAAGATAACATTCGAGCTTCAACCTTCCCTTTCCGCAGAGTCTATTCCGCAGAAATGGGATGAACTTCGCCGCAAGGTGCTCAACATACAACCGCAACTACCCGCCGGTGCTTCCGTTCCCACGGTATCGGACGATTTCGGTGATGTATTCGGCATCTATTACGGTCTGGTAGGCGATGACGGTTTCTCTTACGAAGAAATGCGCAACTGGGCAGAGCGTATCAAAACTCAGGTTATCACTGCTGACGGGGTAATGAAAGTAGCCCTGTTCGGCACGCAAACCGAAGTGGTGAATATCTTTATATCCGTCAATAAACTGGCCGGTATGGGGATAGACCCGAAGCAAGTGGCAAGCCTGTTGCAATCGCAAAACCAGATTATCAACACGGGTGAAATCAACGCCGGTGAACAACAATTGCGTATTGTAGCCAACGGAACTTACACCACCGTCAATGACATCCGGAACCAAGTGATTACAACTTCGGGAGGGCAAGTAAAATTGGGTGATATAGCCATTATCGAAAAAGGATATATGGACCCACCCGGCAACATCATGCATGTCAATGGGAAGCGTGCCATAGGTATCGGCGTTTCCACCGACCCGACAAAGGATGTAGTAAAGACCGGAGAACTGGTAGATCAGAAACTGGCTGAACTTCTTCCCCTTATTCCGGTAGGGTTGGAGCTGGAAAGTCTGTATCCGGAAAATGTCATAGCTCAGGAAGCAAATAATGGTTTCATCATTAACCTGATAGAATCCCTCCTCATTGTAATCGTTATCATCATGCTGGTGATGGGGCTACGTGCTGGTATACTTATAGGAAGTTCACTGCTATTTACCATTGGCGGCACGTTGCTCATCATGTCCTTCATGGGGGTAGGACTGAACCGTACTTCCCTGGCAGGTTTCATCATTGCCATGGGTATGCTGGTGGATAATGCCATTGTAGTGACGGACAATGCACAAATAGCCATTGCCCGAGGAATAGACCGTAGAAAAGCACTGATAGATGGAGCTACCGGACCACAATGGGGCTTACTTGGCGCCACGTTCATCGCCATTTGTTCATTCCTCCCGCTGTACCTCGCCCCTTCTGCCGTAGCGGAAATCGTAAAACCTCTGTTTGTCGTACTTGCCATTTCTTTGGGATTAAGCTGGGTACTGGCACTCACGCAAACCACCACTTTCGGCAATTTTATCTTGAAAACCAAATCCGGCGATACTAATAAAGATCCGTATGATAAACCTTTCTATCACAAGTTCGCATCTATCCTCGGAGTACTTATCAAAAAGAAAACGCTCACACTAGGTAGTATGGTAGTCCTGTTTATCATCTCACTGATCATCATGGGAATGATGCCGCAAAACTTCTTCCCCTCATTGGATAAGCCCTATTTCCGTGCCGATATATTCTATCCGGACGGTTACAGCATCCGTGACGTGGAAAAGGAAATGAAACAGGTGGAAGCGCACCTCCTGCAACAACCGGAAGTGAAACGGATATCCACTACTTTCGGCAGTACGCCATTACGTTACTATCTAGCATCTACTTCCGTGGGTCCCAAGCCCAACTTTGCCAATATACTCATTGAACTAACCGACAGTAAATATACAAAGGAATACGAAGAGAATTTCGACCAGTATATGAAGGCGAACTATCCGAATGCCATTACCCGTACCACTTTGTTTAAACTATCACCTGCGGTAGATGCTGCCATTGAAATCGGTTTCATCGGTAATAATGTCGATTCACTGGTGATGCTGACCAATAAGGTCCTGGAAATCATGCATCGGGATGACGATCTCATTAACGTACGAAATTCATGGGGGAATAAGATTCCTGTATGGAAACCCGTTTACAGTCCGGAACGTGCCCAACCGTTAGGTGTCTCCCGACAGAGCATGGCACAGAGTATTCAGATTGGCACAAGCGGTATGACATTAGGTGAATATCGTGAAGGCGACCAAGTGTTGCCTATCCTGCTAAAAGATAACACGGTCGATTCTTTCCGTATCAACGATCTGCGTACGCTACCCGTATTCGGTACAACACAGGAGACCACTACACTGGAACAAGTAGTCAGTGAATTTGATTTCCAATATAAGTTCTCGAATGTGAAAGATTATAACCGCCAGATGGTAATGATGGCGCAAGCCGATCCACGCCGGGGAGTAAATGCCATAGCAGCATTCAATAAGATATGGAAAGAAGTGCGAGAAGAAATTCAGGTACCGGAAGGATACACCATGAAGTATTTTGGTGAACAGGAAAGTCAGGCAGAAAGTAATGCAGCATTGGCAGCTAACATGCCATTAACTTTTTTCCTGATGTTCATTACCCTGTTATTCCTGTTCAGAACCTACCGCAAGCCAATTGTCATCCTATTGATGTTGCCGCTTATCTTTATTGGCATCGTACTGGGATTAATCTTGCTTGGTAAATCATTCGACTTCTTCTCTGTCCTTGGCCTACTGGGATTGATTGGTATGAATATCAAGAATGCAATTGTATTGGTAGACCAGATCGATATAGAAACTGCTTCCGGAAAAACGCCACTGAATGCGGTAATCAGTGCAACAACCAGTCGTATCATACCTGTAGCCATGGCATCCGGAACCACGATTCTGGGTATGTTACCGTTGCTATTCGACGCTATGTTCGGTGGTATGGCGGCAACAATCATGGGTGGTTTGCTGGTGGCTTCAGCATTAACTCTGTTCGTTCTTCCAGTGGCATATTGTGCGATACATAAGATTAAAAAGTGA
- a CDS encoding TolC family protein produces MKKKIFIVTLLCCFGLKAGAQQYLSREAYRDKVEAYSQVLKQQRLKTMASTEARKIANTGFLPQIDITAEGTANLNHLDKWNSPKGEYRPYTYQALATLAQPLYTGGSLIAQKRMAQADEELSQLTTELTLDQIHYQSDAVYWNASAAYASLEAAATFQDIIKKQHDIIQDRFDDGAISRTDLLMISTRQKEAELQYIKARQNYTLALQQLNILMGAAPNTPVDSLSEISIASEPVDILGLDDVLPRRADYASTTVNIARSEAQRHAALSKYNPQVSMFLATGWDTGITYMGQEIPHTPVAGVNVSIPIFRWGARFKTNRQQKAFIGIQKLQQSYITDTILEELSAATTKLTETEQQVKTAKENMALAEENLDLVTFSYNEGKSSMADVLSAQLSWTQAHTNLINAYLAEKMAVAEYRKVISE; encoded by the coding sequence ATGAAAAAGAAGATATTCATAGTCACACTACTCTGTTGCTTCGGCCTGAAAGCCGGAGCCCAACAGTATCTCAGCCGTGAAGCATATCGTGACAAAGTAGAAGCCTACAGCCAGGTGTTGAAACAGCAGCGCCTGAAAACCATGGCAAGCACCGAAGCGCGAAAAATAGCAAATACCGGCTTCCTGCCACAAATAGACATCACTGCCGAAGGTACCGCCAACCTCAACCATCTGGATAAGTGGAACAGTCCGAAGGGTGAATACCGCCCCTACACCTATCAGGCACTCGCAACTTTGGCACAGCCCCTCTATACCGGTGGTTCTCTGATAGCCCAGAAACGTATGGCACAGGCAGACGAAGAGTTAAGCCAACTCACCACCGAACTTACTCTCGACCAAATTCATTATCAAAGTGATGCCGTTTACTGGAATGCTTCAGCCGCTTATGCCAGTCTTGAGGCTGCTGCTACATTTCAGGATATCATAAAGAAGCAGCACGATATTATTCAGGATCGTTTCGACGATGGCGCTATCAGCCGTACAGACCTGCTGATGATTTCCACCCGCCAGAAAGAAGCTGAATTGCAATATATCAAAGCCCGCCAGAATTATACCCTTGCCCTGCAACAACTGAACATTTTAATGGGAGCAGCACCCAATACTCCCGTTGATAGTCTAAGTGAAATCAGTATAGCCAGTGAACCCGTCGACATTCTTGGACTTGACGATGTACTTCCACGCCGTGCCGATTATGCCAGTACAACAGTAAACATTGCCCGAAGTGAAGCACAACGCCATGCCGCTCTCAGCAAGTATAATCCCCAGGTAAGTATGTTCCTTGCCACAGGTTGGGATACAGGTATCACATATATGGGACAGGAAATCCCCCATACTCCTGTAGCCGGAGTAAACGTCAGTATCCCCATCTTCCGTTGGGGAGCCCGTTTCAAGACAAACCGACAACAGAAAGCATTCATTGGCATCCAGAAGCTACAACAAAGTTATATTACTGATACTATTCTTGAAGAGCTCTCCGCCGCCACTACGAAACTGACAGAAACGGAGCAGCAAGTAAAGACTGCAAAGGAAAATATGGCTCTTGCCGAAGAGAACCTGGACCTTGTGACTTTCTCTTATAATGAAGGAAAATCCAGTATGGCAGATGTCTTGTCCGCACAATTGTCGTGGACACAGGCTCATACGAACCTGATTAATGCATATCTGGCAGAAAAAATGGCAGTGGCAGAATACAGAAAAGTGATTAGTGAATAA